The following coding sequences lie in one Paenibacillus durus ATCC 35681 genomic window:
- a CDS encoding HAD family hydrolase: protein MIFASDLDRTLIYSRGAIGEDVGEADLVPVELYEGRQISFMTKSALHLLEEITKIALFVPVTTRTVRQYKRIFHLLDVFQPKYAITSNGGTVLIDGVPDVNWSRNVQLALKESSSPEEAKLTFDRFRSSEWIISERLADNFFYSIVVDRDKFQVPLIDECRSYLKKLGWTISVQGRKVYLIPEGINKGNAVNYVKELAGARYVAASGDSLLDESLLRVSHYSLSPSHGELFNTKSSDKFFRFTKQSGIQASEELVIEIHKWFKSLI from the coding sequence ATGATCTTTGCTAGTGATTTAGATCGGACCCTTATCTATTCCCGGGGAGCCATAGGCGAAGATGTAGGGGAAGCTGATCTGGTTCCTGTAGAATTATATGAGGGTCGGCAGATATCATTCATGACTAAGTCGGCCCTCCATCTGTTGGAGGAAATTACAAAAATCGCTTTATTCGTGCCGGTAACTACGAGGACTGTTAGGCAGTATAAAAGGATATTCCATTTGCTCGACGTTTTTCAACCTAAATACGCTATTACCAGCAATGGTGGAACGGTTTTGATAGATGGTGTTCCAGACGTCAATTGGTCAAGAAATGTACAGCTAGCGCTAAAGGAAAGCAGCTCGCCAGAAGAAGCCAAACTAACATTTGACCGTTTCAGATCATCGGAATGGATAATAAGCGAGCGGCTTGCCGATAACTTTTTCTATTCTATCGTTGTAGATCGTGACAAGTTTCAGGTACCTTTAATAGACGAGTGCCGAAGCTACCTGAAGAAACTTGGATGGACGATTTCGGTACAAGGAAGAAAAGTATATCTGATTCCAGAAGGTATTAATAAAGGTAATGCCGTTAATTATGTTAAGGAATTAGCCGGGGCACGATATGTAGCAGCATCAGGTGATTCTTTACTTGATGAAAGTCTTTTAAGAGTATCCCATTATAGCCTGTCGCCTTCCCACGGAGAGCTGTTCAATACTAAATCTTCAGATAAATTCTTTCGATTTACAAAGCAGTCTGGAATTCAAGCTTCGGAGGAATTGGTCATAGAAATACACAAATGGTTCAAAAGTTTAATTTAA
- a CDS encoding ATP-grasp domain-containing protein gives MTTRIWYNRTFSTASHYLEMIRNNSEGQPFEFFATHPRKYSLMLQVADHAEMEPIIPLKDYAQYCLNFCSKHKIDVFIPHYRMFEIAKHEHAFKQIGTKLLLSGNASLIQTVSDKGELFRTLSGVENVIVPDHYIVNNAEEFVYAYQSLKAKGHRVCFKPVRGEGGSGFRIIQEQQASLESLYNPVSAAVNLQEVTKLLSSVQNFEPLMVMEYMNGYEYSIDCLADHNYLYAAIPRKKVEGRIRALENNQDLIQLAHSIHKILPLRYNFNIQVIYQDSVPKLLEINPRTSGGLYTSCLSGINFPYLSVKLLQGQVIQIPEPSFDIFATHIEQEVLMTRFC, from the coding sequence TTGACTACGAGAATCTGGTACAACCGAACTTTTTCTACGGCAAGTCATTATCTTGAAATGATCCGGAATAATTCTGAGGGGCAGCCATTTGAGTTTTTTGCCACTCATCCTAGAAAATATTCTCTTATGCTCCAGGTTGCTGACCACGCAGAGATGGAACCTATTATACCCTTAAAGGACTATGCACAGTACTGTCTGAACTTCTGCAGCAAGCATAAGATTGATGTATTCATTCCTCATTATAGAATGTTCGAAATAGCTAAACACGAACATGCGTTCAAACAGATCGGTACAAAACTATTGTTATCCGGTAATGCTAGCCTTATACAAACCGTTTCGGATAAGGGTGAATTATTTCGCACCCTTTCTGGTGTGGAAAATGTTATTGTTCCTGATCATTATATCGTTAATAATGCAGAGGAGTTTGTGTACGCTTATCAATCTCTTAAAGCTAAGGGGCACCGTGTATGTTTTAAGCCTGTGAGAGGCGAGGGAGGTTCGGGGTTCCGGATTATTCAGGAGCAGCAGGCTTCTTTGGAAAGTCTTTATAATCCGGTCTCAGCAGCAGTCAATTTGCAGGAAGTAACCAAATTGCTTTCCTCGGTGCAGAATTTCGAGCCTCTTATGGTCATGGAATATATGAATGGTTATGAATACAGTATCGATTGTCTGGCGGATCATAACTATTTGTATGCAGCTATCCCTCGTAAAAAGGTAGAGGGACGTATTCGGGCATTAGAAAATAATCAAGACCTGATTCAACTTGCCCATTCCATCCATAAGATTTTGCCTCTTCGCTATAACTTCAACATTCAGGTTATCTATCAAGACTCTGTTCCAAAGCTTTTGGAGATTAACCCACGAACTTCTGGAGGATTGTATACATCTTGTCTTTCCGGGATTAACTTCCCCTATCTCTCTGTGAAGTTACTACAAGGACAGGTAATACAAATCCCTGAACCAAGCTTCGACATTTTTGCAACACATATTGAACAAGAGGTACTGATGACCCGTTTCTGTTAA
- a CDS encoding cysteine protease StiP family protein yields MIKTIPPIPAPTLVGSYKREDVIFLLKDLGQIALEKATEDREEAIQSGTHYSEMLPVEYQPTSEYIQLFHDTLLGTARKVAMAAGVVAELIVKKRGFDTVLASLARAGTPIGILIKRYIQQFYQINMPHYSISIIRGKGLDHNAVHYMLQNHPGKKIQFIDGWTGKGAIRKVLVEACSIFREQFGIELSDDLAVLADPGCCSETFGTREDFLIPSAALNSTVSGLMSRTVLRNDLIGPMDFHGAKFYKEWLPNDLSNIFVDIVSKLFSEIAEKACEEAERLYSKPEETASTWKGLSDIRRIQERFGIQDINLIKPGVGETTRVLLRRVPWKILVDRLDNPNLKHLFLLAKDRNVPVEVYPDLTYSCCGLIKPVRGEGE; encoded by the coding sequence TAAAAGAGAAGATGTGATATTCCTTTTAAAAGATCTAGGTCAGATAGCGCTTGAAAAAGCAACGGAAGACCGTGAAGAAGCGATACAGTCAGGTACTCATTATTCGGAAATGTTACCTGTTGAGTATCAACCTACTTCGGAGTATATTCAGCTGTTTCACGATACCCTTTTAGGTACGGCACGTAAGGTAGCTATGGCCGCTGGGGTGGTCGCCGAGTTAATCGTAAAAAAGCGCGGGTTCGATACTGTTCTTGCATCATTAGCTCGAGCCGGTACTCCTATTGGTATCCTGATAAAACGTTATATTCAGCAGTTTTATCAGATTAATATGCCGCATTATAGCATTTCGATTATTCGTGGAAAAGGTTTAGATCATAACGCTGTTCACTACATGCTTCAAAACCATCCGGGCAAGAAAATACAGTTTATTGATGGTTGGACAGGAAAGGGAGCCATCCGGAAGGTTCTAGTTGAAGCGTGCTCAATCTTTCGTGAACAATTCGGCATTGAATTAAGTGATGATTTAGCAGTACTGGCTGATCCGGGATGTTGTTCCGAAACCTTCGGAACAAGAGAAGACTTCTTGATCCCTAGCGCTGCCTTGAACTCCACCGTATCAGGCTTAATGAGCCGCACGGTACTCCGGAATGACTTAATTGGGCCAATGGATTTTCATGGGGCAAAATTCTATAAAGAATGGCTTCCTAATGACCTCTCTAATATATTTGTAGATATTGTTTCTAAACTGTTTTCCGAGATAGCTGAAAAGGCCTGTGAGGAAGCTGAACGACTTTATTCTAAGCCGGAAGAAACAGCATCAACGTGGAAGGGACTAAGTGATATAAGACGTATTCAGGAGCGGTTTGGAATTCAAGATATTAACTTAATTAAGCCTGGGGTTGGCGAAACCACTCGTGTCCTGCTTCGGCGAGTTCCATGGAAAATTCTTGTTGATCGTTTGGACAATCCCAATTTAAAGCACCTTTTTCTTTTAGCCAAAGATCGGAATGTTCCCGTTGAAGTATATCCAGACCTCACCTATTCTTGCTGTGGTTTAATTAAGCCGGTAAGGGGTGAAGGTGAATGA